A portion of the Ascochyta rabiei chromosome 13, complete sequence genome contains these proteins:
- a CDS encoding Phosphoinositide phospholipase C has product MSLLSDSFTRPRMPSPSPSFARMTAAISIPSSRGSPASTPSYLNGSLQSTPEGMVPMISSSLPAVPSYSLPESLLPPPPMTAAPTSSPSAMAEALGKGPGLIRRVSRGAQGIPNRFRRNNSQAHRDRSQGPVVMRRRSDSRTAADGEACVSDFDAFEEEEAIDDVYGEPINALGISSTQPSVSSIPDSTVVAPVRNSRLEQGTVLRKVTKKDKKEINLRLDLESAKVFWDPSRPSKCFYIDDVREIRSGPEARHYREEVGLSENWAPYWFTIVYTDTSRTKGRIRTMHLIAPDVGVFNMWTETLESVSRNRIDMMAGLLGFADKSAKLVWQREMKKRSNGVDAPDSLDFPSTIELCRSLHINCTEATLRIYFNKADTLQTGRLNQTQFLYFVRRLKERKDIKQIYKSFQSGSKVEMDKNTFFSFLQHEQGIDVNEDMEHWTSTFEKFARATKTKATPTEGGEIPLPPTMSFPAFQTFLVSPANSILKPVDKDLQLNRPLNEYFISCSHNTYLLGRQVAGESSTEAYITALQKGCRCIEIDCWDGSDGKPVVMHGRTLTTSISFHDTIKVVNKYAFVESEYPLILSLEVHCTADQQASMVKTMCEEFGDKLVLKPLDFESQTLPSPEELKNRILIKVKAASEELDARALTNELTTRRRERSFSSPWSRPIQMNDNAIPNAPLVPSPPSMSPPERAAMFWASPRTSTTSTNNTVPTSALVSSAEDSDSPQVTAAEERKKPKKTKTSNITRLLGDLGVYTKGYKFTDFTSSDAQTFNHIFSVNERGFEKMTKPGSREKHLLEAHNMRCLMRVYPHAFRINSSNFDPLKFWRRGVQMAALNWQTYDLGQQLNEAMFASGNDRTGYVLKPADLRLEQTPTQGQNKAPKKEVKFAVRIISAQQLPRPRGLSQDANINPYVEFEMYSAEDNGANAVGVGGQDASARNGHSGIGNPLRKRTRIVEGNGYNPVFDSELQLTVRTRFPSLVFVRWTVWNSLDARTTNHAPLATFTAKLNSIQQGYRHLPLFDSNGEQYLFSTLFCQIKKQDIIDAPEQVLERTGSRRSSIEPASPSIEAINANPKRSFVRRLISRAPSERSKRREERITSESRESDLDSISRSSTFERQ; this is encoded by the coding sequence ATGTCGTTACTCAGCGACTCGTTCACCAGGCCGCGAATGCCCTCGCCTTCCCCCAGTTTCGCACGCATGACCGCCGCCATCAGCATTCCCAGCTCCAGAGGCAGCCCAGCTTCCACGCCCTCCTATCTCAATGGCTCTCTCCAGTCGACCCCCGAGGGCATGGTGCCTATGATATCGAGCTCGCTTCCAGCCGTGCCGTCGTACAGTCTTCCCGAATCCCttctgccgccgccgccaatgACAGCTGCCCCTACCTCGTCTCCCTCCGCCATGGCCGAGGCTCTAGGCAAGGGACCCGGCTTGATTCGAAGGGTCAGCCGCGGTGCCCAGGGCATTCCAAATCGCTTCCGCCGGAACAACTCACAAGCACACCGGGACAGAAGTCAGGGACCAGTCGTCATGCGCCGACGCAGCGACAGCAGGACTGCTGCTGACGGCGAGGCCTGCGTCTCCGACTTTGACGCCttcgaggaggaagaggccATCGATGATGTCTATGGCGAGCCCATCAATGCGCTGGGCATCTCGAGCACACAGCCTAGCGTCAGCTCCATACCCGATTCCACCGTCGTAGCCCCGGTGCGCAACTCTCGCCTTGAACAAGGCACTGTGTTGAGGAAGGTTACCAAGAAGGACAAGAAAGAAATCAACCTGCGTCTCGATCTGGAATCCGCAAAGGTGTTTTGGGACCCTTCTCGACCGTCCAAATGCTTTTACATTGACGATGTAAGAGAAATTCGCTCAGGTCCCGAGGCTAGACACTACCGTGAGGAAGTTGGCCTCTCAGAAAACTGGGCCCCGTACTGGTTCACGATTGTATACACAGACACATCTCGAACCAAGGGCCGCATACGGACCATGCACCTCATTGCACCTGATGTCGGTGTGTTCAACATGTGGACGGAAACGCTCGAATCGGTGTCACGCAATCGTATTGACATGATGGCCGGCCTGCTTGGCTTTGCAGACAAGAGCGCTAAGCTTGTGTGGCAACGCGAGATGAAGAAGCGCTCGAATGGTGTCGATGCTCCGGATTCCTTGGACTTCCCCAGTACCATTGAGTTGTGCCGTAGCCTGCACATCAACTGCACCGAGGCCACGCTTCGTATCTACTTCAACAAGGCCGACACTCTGCAGACAGGCCGGCTGAACCAAACACAATTCTTGTACTTTGTCAGGCGTCTGAAGGAGCGCAAGGACATCAAACAGATCTACAAGTCCTTTCAATCAGGATCGAAAGTGGAAATGGACAAAAACACCTTCTTCTCGTTCTTGCAGCACGAACAGGGCATCGATGTTAACGAGGACATGGAGCACTGGACCAGCACCTTCGAGAAGTTTGCACGTGCTACAAAGACCAAGGCGACCCCAACAGAAGGTGGCGAGATCCCGTTGCCCCCAACGATGAGCTTCCCTGCCTTCCAGACCTTCTTGGTTTCGCCTGCCAACTCCATTCTCAAGCCCGTCGACAAAGACCTGCAGCTCAACCGTCCTCTGAATGAGTATTTCATCTCGTGTTCGCACAACACCTATCTTCTCGGACGTCAGGTCGCAGGCGAATCAAGCACCGAAGCGTACATCACTGCCCTCCAGAAGGGATGTCGATGCATCGAAATTGACTGCTGGGACGGTAGTGACGGCAAGCCTGTCGTCATGCATGGCCGCACCTTGACCACTAGTATCTCATTTCACGACACAATCAAGGTCGTCAACAAGTATGCCTTTGTCGAGTCCGAGTACCCCCTCATCTTGTCGCTAGAGGTACATTGTACCGCTGATCAACAAGCGTCAATGGTCAAGACCATGTGTGAGGAGTTCGGCGACAAACTGGTCCTCAAGCCTCTAGACTTCGAGTCTCAGACGTTGCCTTCTCCAGAAGAGTTGAAGAACAGGATCTTGATCAAGGTTAAGGCTGCTTCGGAAGAGCTGGACGCTAGAGCTCTAACCAACGAGCTCACAACACGAAGACGAGAACGCAGCTTCAGTTCGCCTTGGTCTCGCCCCATCCAAATGAACGATAATGCCATCCCCAACGCACCTCTCGTCCCAAGCCCACCTTCGATGAGTCCCCCAGAACGTGCGGCCATGTTCTGGGCATCGCCTCGTACCTCTACCACTTCAACGAACAACACCGTCCCTACCTCGGCGCTCGTCAGCTCAGCTGAAGACAGTGATAGCCCGCAAGTGACTGCAGCCGAGGAACGCAAAAAGCCAAAGAAGACCAAAACAAGCAATATTACCAGGCTTCTTGGGGATCTCGGTGTCTACACCAAAGGCTACAAATTTACCGACTTTACTTCCAGCGATGCGCAGACGTTTAACCACATCTTCTCCGTCAACGAACGTGGCTTCGAGAAGATGACCAAGCCTGGCTCACGTGAGAAGCACCTGCTTGAGGCGCACAACATGCGATGCCTGATGCGTGTCTACCCTCACGCTTTCCGAATCAACTCCTCTAACTTTGATCCTCTAAAATTCTGGAGGCGCGGAGTACAGATGGCTGCTCTCAACTGGCAAACGTACGACCTCGGACAGCAGCTCAACGAAGCCATGTTCGCAAGTGGCAACGACCGTACAGGCTACGTATTGAAGCCTGCTGATTTACGCCTGGAGCAAACTCCTACCCAAGGCCAAAACAAAGCTCCTAAAAAGGAGGTCAAATTTGCTGTGAGGATCATCTCGGCCCAGCAGCTACCTCGTCCTAGGGGTCTTTCCCAAGACGCCAACATCAACCCCTATGTTGAGTTTGAGATGTACAGTGCCGAAGACAATGGTGCTAACGCTGTCGGTGTTGGTGGGCAAGACGCTTCTGCGCGTAATGGGCACTCGGGTATTGGCAATCCACTGCGCAAGCGCACTCGCATAGTCGAGGGCAACGGATACAACCCAGTGTTCGACAGCGAGCTGCAGTTGACCGTTCGCACGCGATTCCCTAGTCTAGTCTTTGTGCGCTGGACTGTCTGGAATTCACTCGATGCTCGCACTACCAACCATGCTCCGCTAGCGACCTTCACGGCTAAGCTCAACAGTATTCAACAAGGCTACCGCCATCTGCCCTTGTTCGACAGCAATGGCGAACAGTACTTGTTTTCGACATTGTTCTGCCAGATCAAGAAGCAGGACATCATCGATGCGCCAGAGCAAGTGCTGGAACGTACTGGTTCTCGCAGGTCTTCCATTGAGCCTGCCAGTCCTTCTATCGAAGCCATAAACGCCAACCCGAAGCGCAGTTTCGTCAGACGCTTGATAAGTCGGGCTCCTAGCGAGCGTAGCAAGCGCAGAGAGGAGCGCATAACTAGCGAGTCTCGCGAGTCAGACCTAGACTCGATAAGTCGCTCCAGCACATTCGAGCGGCAATAA
- a CDS encoding Peptidylprolyl isomerase translates to MGKGTDKLYITHSEWSSADSFGNARGANGANRASAAGLSSTFKRLPFNYCAVSLQPFTDPVCTATGTIFDLTHILTWLTKHPDTNPTDGTPLKRADLITLHFAKNEDGEYVDPVTYKVFTDNTHIVALKKSGNVFAWDTVERLNIKAKNWRDLVSDDEFTRKDIITLQDPQNIESRNFGAYKHVQEGDTVMPGSESGVNKDALGNAAKILKAKEAVAKARADRQAKAQGGKAPNAVATVSRNGTAAPSSTASAVPKKPAYNAAVYTSGKAAASFTSTGVTPHTSGERALLSDEDYMLKPKRVKNKGYARMSTSLGDLNLELLPEHAPKAVWNFVKLAQKGYYRNTIFHRNIKGFMIQGGDPSGTGRGGQSIWGKPFEDEFEGPNLHNTRGILSMANKGKNTNTSQFFITYRAVPHLDRKHTIFARVVGGLDTTLRTMELAETGEKDKPVDDIEIHDIVVFVDPFEEWQKERKDKENKDVEEAEIKKQGGTADDKTTWTGKRIRADGTVDGGSGDGLGVGKYLQAAKQEIVDQGDDEILEYVDEEEDVAPARKKAKTGGFGNFDAW, encoded by the coding sequence ATGGGAAAAGGCACCGATAAGCTCTACATCACCCACTCCGAGTGGTCCTCGGCCGACTCCTTTGGCAACGCGCGCGGCGCAAACGGCGCAAACCGAGCCTCTGCCGCGGGCCTGTCGTCGACGTTCAAGCGCCTGCCCTTCAACTACTGCGCCGTCTCGCTGCAGCCCTTCACCGACCCCGTGTGCACCGCGACAGGCACCATCTTCGACCTCACCCACATCCTCACCTGGCTCACCAAACACCCTGACACCAACCCCACCGACGGCACCCCCTTGAAGCGCGCAGACCTCATCACCCTCCACTTCGCCAAGAACGAAGACGGCGAATATGTCGACCCCGTCACCTACAAGGTCTTCACAGACAACACGCACATCGTGGCGCTGAAGAAGAGCGGAAATGTATTTGCGTGGGATACGGTGGAGAGGCTGAACATCAAGGCGAAGAATTGGCGAGACCTGGTCAGCGATGATGAGTTTACGCGCAAAGACATCATCACACTGCAAGATCCGCAGAACATTGAGTCGCGCAACTTTGGCGCATACAAGCATGTTCAAGAGGGCGACACGGTAATGCCGGGCTCAGAGAGCGGCGTCAACAAGGACGCGCTGGGCAATGCGGCAAAGATACTAAAGGCCAAAGAAGCAGTTGCAAAGGCGCGCGCTGATCGGCAAGCAAAGGCGCAGGGCGGCAAGGCACCAAATGCCGTCGCCACAGTCTCGAGAAACGGCACAGCAGCGCCATCCTCAACAGCATCCGCAGTACCCAAGAAGCCGGCCTACAACGCCGCAGTCTACACATCCGGAAAAGCCGCGGCTTCGTTCACCTCGACCGGCGTCACACCTCACACTTCCGGCGAACGCGCCCTTCTCTCCGACGAAGACTACATGCTGAAGCCGAAGCGCGTAAAAAATAAAGGTTACGCGCGCATGTCTACCTCACTTGGCGACCTCAACCTCGAGCTTCTGCCCGAGCACGCGCCAAAAGCCGTCTGGAACTTTGTCAAACTTGCGCAAAAGGGATACTACAGGAACACCATCTTCCACCGCAACATCAAGGGCTTCATGATCCAGGGTGGAGATCCCAGCGGGACTGGGAGGGGTGGGCAGAGCATTTGGGGTAAGCCGTTTGAAGACGAGTTTGAAGGTCCCAATCTGCACAATACCAGGGGCATACTGTCCATGGCGAACAAGGGCAAGAACACAAACACTTCGCAGTTCTTCATCACATATCGCGCGGTACCACACCTGGACCGCAAGCATACCATCTTCGCGCGCGTAGTCGGTGGGCTCGACACTACATTGCGAACCATGGAGCTTGCAGAAACTGGCGAAAAGGACAAGCCAGTGGATGACATTGAAATCCACGACATAGTCGTCTTCGTCGATCCCTTTGAAGAGTGGCAAAAGGAGCGAAAGGACAAGGAAAACAAGGACGTTGAGGAAGCAGAGATCAAGAAGCAAGGCGGCACTGCGGACGACAAGACCACGTGGACAGGAAAACGGATACGCGCCGATGGCACCGTCGATGGTGGCAGCGGAGACGGGTTGGGTGTAGGCAAGTACCTCCAAGCCGCAAAGCAGGAGATTGTTGATCAAGGCGACGATGAGATCTTGGAATATGTagacgaagaggaggatgTGGCGCCGGCGCGGAAAAAGGCCAAAACAGGCGGGTTCGGCAACTTTGACGCCTGGTGA